CCATTGATTACCTtctttaatgttgttgaattcatcttattttgatgttttttattatatcaatgaTGTTATAATTGGAGCTTCAATGTACCTCTcatggttttatatatatatatatatatatatatatatatatatatatatatatatatatatattattcatctcttttcttttattatcgTAATTTCTcacttattttcaaataaaaagcatGATTTATTCGAGTTATTGGCAACaactttttttgatattattaaattcatctcCCTATATTTCCAATTATGATTTTGTAATGTAGCTTTAACATgcctttaaaatttatttatttcttttttctctcttctttgccCATTGTAATTTGCGTAAGTCCCATTTAacaatttctttgaaaaatattgcGTTTCTCATCAACAATTACTTTATTTTCCAATCATGATATATTTCAAACTTTACTTGTTGCTGTGTTATTTGGccaatttctattttcttctgaAATCTTTATTTACCTTTTCTATCTTCCCctcttttttctatcttcccttctttctttctaggTGATAGTATACAAAACGATGCCCTCTTGATAAACACAGAGATcactttattttgttaatgtctCTCCCCACCAAACGCTCAGCCACAACCAGCGCCAGCACTAGCACAGCCAGCACTTCCGCCTCAAATAGTTTCCTTCCAATGAAGAAGGCCAAGTCCCAGGCCGCCTCCGCCTGTTCTCCTCTCGACCACAACAAAAACGGCCTCTATCACTCTGACGATGTCGTCTTCGATCCTTCTTCCATGTCTCTCGACGACGATCTCAAGCTCGTCGACTACCGCACTCCTCCCGCCGCTGCTAATTTATCTCGCAAAAAAGCCACCCCTCCACAACCCGCTAAAAAGCTCGTAATTAAGCTCGTCAAGGGTAACAACTGCTCAATTCGCTTGCATGATTTAAGGGTTTTGCTTATATAAACCACTAAATTAATGTAGATAACATGTTGGTTGTGGAGAGTAGAATTTGTTTGGATATTGGGATCTCGGTACTGCATAGCTTAATATGGttgtttgatttcattttaGGAGTGAGCTAAGCAATTGTAAACAGAAAaccctatgttttctttctattttggaTCTGGGTAATTAATTGCAGTTCAATTAGCTTCTTTCGGAATTTGTTATTTATACAAATTGCTGCTGCTAAGGATTTGCACCTTGGTTACATGAATTATTTGTAACTTGGAATGATTCTATATTCTTTAAGGTTGGTTTTCTACATGTATACATGTTACGTCAAAAGCTTGGAAATATCcagtattgtttttttcattcgaTTATATGTTGGGGTAACATCACTTCTTGTTCTCATTAACTAAGCTCTCCCTCTCAACACTTTTTCTTGAGCCCCCACTCATCTAGCTCAATTGTACGAGCTCATTTTCGTGCATGAAAATAATTGTAGATTGAATGAATTTTAAGGAAATAATTTGTACACATTAATGCAATTGATGAATTGGCGTGTCATTCTTCTTTAATGagctcttttcttttacttctgGTTTTTCTGTGATTATGAATGAATGGGGTTGGATTTAGTAGCAGTATTGAAATCTAGATTCTGGAATTACAAATCGTAATAAAATTTTGTGCCAGGTATGTTTCACCTttaactgattttatttttttcgtgaAGCTAAACCAACTCTGCCTACAAATTTTGAGGAGGACACATGGGCAAAGCTGCAGTCAGCTATTAAGGCTATATTCTTGAAACAACCAGCTCTTTGTGACTTGGAGAAACTTTATCAAGTATGTACTCCTATGTTTCTTTCTCCTTGTATGATCTCTACCCTTGTTTCAACTCAATGTAGCAATTTGTCAATGCGAATGtggtttttattggttttggtATTAAtcatcctgtttttttttaggctGTCAATGATCTTTGTCTGCATAAGATGGGGGGAAATCTCTATCTGCGTATTGAAAAAGAGTGTGAAACACATATATCTGCAGCATTACAATCCTTAGTTGGTCAAAGCCCGGATTTGGTGGTCTTCTTAAAGCTTGTTGAGGAGTGCTGGCATGATCTCTGTGACCAGATGTTGATGATTCGTAGTATAGCCTTGTATCTGGACAGAACATATGTGAAACAAACTCCAAATGCACGTTCATTGTGGGACATGGGTTTGCAGCTTTTCCGAAAACATCTTTCTTTGTCTCCTGAAGTTGAGCACAAAACTGTCACCGGCCTCTTGCAAATGATTGAGAGGGAAAGGTACTTCTAAAAACTAAGATATTAGTCTTAACATATATTTCTGGTTTCTAGTTTTCTGTCAATGGGTTCCACATGTCTGAGAAATTTTAATGTCCTGTATGTGTATGGGGtgctttaaatttctttcaaagcTAATTCTACAATTAACTGAGCTACTATTAAGAGTCAAGTTTGATGAACCATTGTCAACACATGTCTGGAATGCAGACTCCTTGCAATCTGTAACGTAAAGATATGCTTTCATTCTCCAATTGGATTATTAAATATGGAGTGACAAAAAATGAATTGTCAAAATAAGTGAAAACTAATCTGTAAATCAAATTGAAAGTAAAACATCCACTCTCTTTCCCATAGATTGGAataaggaaatttgttttctattacgATATTGGAGGTCAATCATTGGAGTGGTCACAAATCTTGCAAATGAGAACTTTGTGACATTAGATTATTGGAGTGTTTTGAagtatcataattttttttccttcttggaCACTTCATAGAGATCCTTTTCTTGTGATTGCAGATTAGGTGAAACAGTTAATAGGAAACCCCTTGGCCATCTTTTGAAGATGTTCACTTCACTAGGAATTTATGCAGAAAGTTTTGAAAGACCATTCCTTGAGTGCACATCTGAATTTTATGCTGCCGAAGGCATGACATACATGCAGCAATCAGATGTTCCGGATTACTTGAAGCATGTGGAGGTGCCTTTTGTTTCTCCTCTGATATTATTCGGGATTAAAGTagttatgaaaatcaattttagttttagCTACAGCTTTTATGTCATTTCTGTTACTTAATATTTGTTTACTGCTGGAAAATTTGATTTGTCACATATTCCTGCAGTCGAGATTGAATGAAGAACAAGATCGATGCAAGATTTACCTTGATTCAAGCACTAAAAAGCCACTAATAGCAACTGCAGAAAGACAGCTACTTGAACGCCATATATCTGCTATTCTTGATAAGGTGCAAATGCCCTTTAGTTATACATAGCCTCCTTCTAAAGAGCAATCTATTTGTGTTGCTTGAATAATTATTTGTCTCCCTGATCTGTCCAGGGGTTCATGATGCTTATGAATGGACATCGGATTGAGGACCTTAAGAGGATCTACTCACTTTTCTTAAGGGTCAATGCCCTTGAATCATTAAGGCAGGCCCTTAGCATGTACATCCGAAGAACCGGGCAGGGCATTGTCATGGATGAAGAGAAAGACAAAGATATGGTTTCCTCCTTGTTAGAGTTTAAGGCTTGTCTTGATTCAATATGGGAAGAAAGCTTCTCCAAGAATGAAGGATTTTGCATCACCGTAAAGGATGCATACGAGCATTTAATTAATCTTCGTCAGGTTAGTCTATCGCTTTGTTGGTTTGATCTTAATTGGTTGCAGTACTAGATCCTACTATTAACATGTAAAAGTAAGCTTATCACCTGTGTGCTGCATGAGATTACTtgaaaatcttattaaaaataaaaaatatccttaaaaaaattaattgaaaatttctaaaagaagaaaaaaatgaaatacttTTTTGCATCCAATTTACAGTAGATTTCAGATAATCAAACCCCACAAAAAGTTGGGTTCAAATCTATACTAAGCTTTCACCATTGTCATGttggaagaaaatgaaaggacaaataaaataaaaggtaaatgATGATGAATTAGGAAAGTAAGCAATAAACAAGTGAATGACAATGCATACCTTTTAGAAAGACTAagtggagaaaaaaatatgaatgaaacTAGCCAGAAAATGGTAGGCTTGTTCATCTTTTTGTTACATGCATCCACTGATTATGCATTGAACTTTTTTGTTAAAAGCAATTATTAGATCTTAAAAGTTATGCAGGTAAGAGAGGTAAAATGAGAGCCATTGAACTTTTCCATGAATGTCCTAACTCTTTTGCTTAAAACACTTGAAATGTAATAAAGGCAGGCTTAAACATATTTGTTAAGAAATGTCACCAAGTTTCTTATCTCTTAGTTTGCAGATTTTCTGAAACTAAGACAAATCTTCTCTGGCTTCAGACATATCTGAAGTATTTGAATGGTGGAATTTTCAATATATACATACCTATCTGAAGTAGTTAATGGTAGAATTTGCAATAAAAATGGAAATATTAAAGTGATCAGAGTTGGATtaagttttctttaaatttaattgtgcAGTTATTTGCACTTGCAGTGTCATTCACCAAAATGACACATCATGAATTGTCAGAATCAGACTAGTGTtcaatcaaaattgatattggGATAATATGCTAGTCTTCTATCAAAGTGATGCATTAATAATATGCCTCTCCTTTCCAAAAATGTCCCCTGATATGATTTACCCTGTAATATCTCTCTTGAGATATCATAGGGTGAGATTCTCCTAGTATTTTGATGTAGGAGGGGGAGTAGTCTGTTCGGTATTTCTCTCAGCTTCATTTAGCTGCTTTTGGTTCTTAACACAGTGTTTGGTTAGGGTGGTTgtcttggaaaaaaagaaaagcactaGCCTCTTTGTAAGGGCACCACTTTGTTTTTGGATCAAAGCAAGGTACCCCTTTGTTCAACCAAAAGCAAGGCAACTTACTGTTGGGTCTGTtgagtaaaaatataatatttttaatacatagcAGTTACCAAAAATTGCCTTTTGTGGTGTCACTTTCATTTCACACCTCAGCACACTAGCCACACAGCACAACTCATCAATACAAAACAGGCCCTGCAAATGCTTATTTATTGGTTGAGAAATGTTGCACTTGCTTATTTATTGGTTGGCAAATGTTATTGATAGCACTAGGTAAGTTAACTGCTAAGGGCTCTTGGAGCGTTGTATACTTGAACAAAGCAAGGCACATGCCTACAATACCTAATGTATGataatttatcttttccttttttcttctcggtttcttgggaaaaaaaacatcacaaatCATTCTATCCTTTGCTTACAAAATATACCGAGTAACTGTACTATTTATAAGAAAGTCGTTAAAAGTGTcatcttttttttgtcaaaccaCTGTAGATCATAAATTAAATCAcgtaaatttttaaataacaatcgCATGCCCTTGTAAAACTTGATATGAAAAAGAAACAGCTGGCATCTTCACCTAGccatgtgttttgtttttcaatctttttctgTGCTTCTTGAGCGACCTTTGGAATCCTAGTTGAAGGCGCCTCACCTAGGGTTTGAGAAGTGTTTTGGCCTCCTAGCTTTGTGTCTAGCTAGCACCAAAGTTGCACTTTTAACAACACTAGGGCTAGGTTTTGGGAAAATAGAGAATTTCTAGGTTTTTATCTTTATGAAGGGTTTCGGAATGTAGTGATCAGGTTGTGGAAAAGCTATGGCATAGAGACTAAATTGGCTCTTGCATGAAGTAAATATCTACCAGTGTCAGAAATTCCTTTGAAGATGGTATGTATAATTAGACAGTAATTTTATCAGTTTAGAGCAAGTTATAGTTGGCCCCTTTGCCAAGTCTGGTAACTCATCGCATTGTTGTGCAAGTAGCAAGCCAAATTGTGCATGAGTCTTCGTACATGTATAATAGAAAATGTCCTTGTCTATTATGTGTTTCTACTGAGTGGGTTTCCCTGTACTCATTGTTCCTTATGGAAAAGTACGACGCATTGCTCTTCAACTGGAAGTCCTTTCAGCATTTCTCATTATGAATGAAAGAGCCAAAATTTTCTAGAAACTTTTcatgtacattttttttatcctttggaAAGGCCTCCCCTGATGCATTGCTTCCTTATAGATGTTAGAGGATATGCATGGAGTATTATCTATCATTGAATTTGGATACACACTGAATATTTgggtagaaaaaagaaaaagaaagaaagaaaaactaaatcattTGGAGTGCTTGGTCCTTGTTATTGCTATCCTCTTCCTGTTACTATTAATGgaattattcttttcttcttggaaGAAAGGGAGGTGGAGAGGAGGTTGAACTATCCAACTTCTTTACCGTGGGAAAGTCGGTATTCaataattgaaatttgttttgagTTCTACAATATACTTGTCCAATGATCAGCCAAGAAAATTGTATTGGAAGGATATTTGGTGGTTTTTCTGTCTAACAATAGCCATGGGGAAAAACAttccccaatttttttttttttttttgtttaactcagcttttagttgttttttgtgagaaaatataaagaatcATGACAAGGGCTGGGCTATTTGACACCTATGTTGGCTGCAACCACATAACAAGGCTAAGCAGATGCTAAGTTAATGACCAACTGAAAAAATCCCCCCTAGTATTAGATTGTAATGTTAAAACAATTTCACTGAATTTATGGAAATAGATATTTAGGCAATAATAGTAGATCAGTTGTGGGATGGTCATTTGTACTCGTGATCATCACTGCTCTTTTCcttccttgtttttcttcttctttgttccGTTTCCGTTCCTGGGATTTATATCTGGCATATTATTAGATGTTTTGCATGTATGCATAAACACAAGCAATGAAATTTCATGCAACTTGTATTCTTTCTGTGCAAGGAGGTTGTACACTTTCATTATGCTCTTATGATGATTCATCATCTGAGATTGACATGATGCAATGTGGTGATTTCTTGTTGAAGATATAAATAACATAACCTCACACTCCACACCAAAAGAAATGTATATTATTCTTGATATTGCTGTctatattgttcttttttttttaaactgtgtTTCTGCTTACAGTTGATTTCATCATGGGAATGTGTATCCTTGAGGGTTCCTCTATTTATTGGCAAAATTTTTTTGGCACATGCTTATTTATCCAATTGTTAATGTCAATCTCAGATGATGAAATTCCATAAATCGTTGTTTTTCGGAGTGCCATGAGTTTTTGATTACTCAGTTGTCAAAATTGATTCTATAGTGTTGTTTTCAACTTCTTGCCTAAATATCCAATTTTGTTCTCCATTTGATAGAACCATCCTGCTGAGCTGATAGCAAAATTTTTGGATGAGAAGCTTCGTGCTGGGAATAAGGGTACTTCCGAGGAGGAGTTGGAGGGTACACTTGAAAAAGTTTTGGTTTTATTCAGGTTTATTCAGGTAGTCTTGGTGTTAAAGAAAGTATTTTTTCTGCTAGCTCAACAGATTTTCCGTTACTATCATATTTCTGGTCTTTTGGGAAACAAAATGATGTTAGACAcgtctatctttttttttttttttatctttttgtttatgAAGGGTAAGGATGTGTTTGAAGCATTTTATAAGAAGGATCTTGCAAAAAGACTGCTGTTGGGAAAAAGTGCTTCTATTGATGCAGAGAAATCTATGATATCTAAGGTTAAGCATGGCAATTTTTACGAGTACATGTTTCaccaagtaatttttttctatcaatcaaattaatatgtttgcATTGTCATTGCAGCTGAAGACTGAATGTGGCAGCCAGTTTACAAACAAGCTTGAAGGAATGTTTAAGGTCTGAACTATTTATTTAAGTTCATTCTAGATTCTTGTTTGTTCTATTTTTCTCATTGAAACTTCTAAAGAGGATGgtagtgatgcgaacctcgttaTTACATAGTCACACAACCCACAAttaagattgagatttgattttGGAAAGCTGAAAGAGGTCTGATAGGATTGTGATACATTGAAAACTTGTCCTACAGCACtagcactattggaatgaagtcgaatgacaccacgaagctAGTTAATTTTTGacaagtcagattcagttcgttcaagaaccaaagaatgcaaaaatcttcctcatattaaaactgaaaagttcaaaagtattattcattaaaagttttttctttctttcaaaatttaggctttacatgtgtttaaatagttttgagaaATTAATCCTAATGAATCTACTCTTGTGGGCTGAATTGACCCACTTAAAAAACTGACCCAACACTTTTACTAGTAAGCCCAaaccctgatccaaacaagtttTGGATCTTAGCTGAAaaccaaagtattaattaagctcaaacatagaaataataatgaaaacaacaagTCTGAATAGTAGCTTGTTGATGCCGcatataatagaaagaaaaacaagaaaaaatatcttaattcaTTAGCTTAAGTAACTTTTGGCCGAGATCCACCTTCCTAGATACTCTAGGATTGCTTAGCCAGCTTTTAAAGTCCTTTTGAtgctaggaaatctgatctgaatagaatttaattgaagttttctttccttgttggaCTAGGATTTCCTTCAGAACATGGAATACATTCTTAGAAATTCCTCTTTGTAGCCGCCCATCACTTTCCTTCCTTgactaggagaatcaaatctttaGCATTAAATAATCATTCCAAGTCTAGGATTCAAATCTGACAGCCTCCTTTAGTTTCCTTGCATGACTAGGAAACTTCCTCCTTTATTGCTAGATATTCTCCTAAATAATAGGGATAATAATAAACgaattttcctttcaattttaaaagaatattttgttgatccTTGTAAGAATCTCAATATCTAAATTAGCCCAAGCCAACTTTGGACCCCATGTGGCCTAAACCCATACTCATAATATAACCAAAATCAAACCTAGTACAAGCTTCCAATAAGCCTACTTTGCTGTCCAAATCAGACCTATACATGGGCTGACTTGATTTGACCGAATGAACCATCAAAGAGATTGGACTGATCCCATCATCATGCATAAACCAAGGCTAGCTAAAACTATCCCATTCCAAAAACCCATCATGGCTGAATGGAACACAAGCtaaattccaagaaaaaacataattttggcCGAATGGCCTCCCCATCAAACTCAAGCACAAAATCGAAGGCCCGTCATGAGAAATCAATGGCTGAACCATATCAAGTAGTTTATTTTTAGCCAACGTAATTTGTGAAGCTGTCATGCCTCCAAGAATGCATTCATGAGGGGACACTAACAAGAGGTGGTAATATGAACTGGTGGCTAAGATTAACATGGAGCGAACTTTATATCCCTCTCACTCGCTTTCAGTTTTGCCGCATTGCACCAGTAGTGTAAAATGTCAGCACATGTGCTACGTTTGCCTTTTTCACAAGCATACCCAATCCCTCTAACATATCATGCATGCACACCTAAAAATGGAATTAATAGAAGATAAACAGTAAATGTTTCCTTTAATTGTAAACAATGAGGTAGGTCATCTTGTGACTGTAACACATATTTCTTGACTGTTGCACGTGTATATAATTTTGTTGAAATGGTGCTTGATTGGACTTCATGAGAGTGACACAGGGTCATGTTATTACTTCAAGGTAGTTGATACGAGTGTTAAGAAAGGTAAGAGTATGATCTTAAGAGTCAATTTAAATGTAATGTACTAGTATAATGTGAACATTTGTTTTCCTGAGAGAAAATTTCTCTTGCAGTTTGATGCTGGTTTCATACatggatttttgtttattgaatttgatttgttggggagCAACTGCTGCTTTGAATTTCTTATATAGCCCATTAGAAGTGCGTTCTATGCTATTGTGGGCTATTAAATCCTAATGtcttctcttttattaatttagtaatGTCATGTGGGTGGGTTACCAATGATGAAAATGGCTACATATTTaccactttctttttcttggtgtTACTTTTTCAGGATATTGAACTGTCAAAGGAGATAAACGAGTCCTTTAAACAATCATCTCAGGCCAGGACTAAACTTCCATCAGGAATTGAAATGAGTGTACATGTCTTAACTACTGGGTAGGTTTAGACCCAAATAGCCtgtatttgatttaaatttttgtatatttagtCCCTTATTTCCAACAGAAGtttaatttatgtttggttGGTTGCTCTGCAGGTACTGGCCCACATATCCACCCATGGATGTTAGGCTTCCTCATGAGCTGAACGTTTATCAGGTATTGCACAAgatactgattttttttctctctgtttccaCCTACTAAAATATTGAGTAAACAATTGCCTTATGTGTAGGATATATTCAAAGAATTCTACTTAAGCAAGTATAGTGGAAGACGCTTAATGTGGCAAAATTCATTGGGTCATTGTGTGTTGAAAGCTGAGTTTCCGAAAGGTAAAAAGGAGCTGGCAGTTTCTCTATTTCAGGTCGGTCTTGTTTAGTTTTCAGTGCATTGCTCTTTTGATGTCTCTTActgtcatttgtttttattgatgcgACCTGCACAGGTGGATTTGTTCTAATAGCTTACCATCCTGTCCCTTCTATTCCAGACTGTTGTTCTGATGCTGTTTAATGATGCCCAAAAGCTTAGTTTTCAAGATATCAAAGACTCTACTGGCATAGAAGACAAGGAACTTAGAAGGACTTTGCAGTCTCTGGCGTGTGGAAAAGTTCGTGTCCTGCTGAAGGTAGGTGATGATTATATGCATCATGATAtttgtgtgtttgagttcttaCTAATGcttataaaattgttaaatgttGGGTTTTCCTTGTCTCTTCCCCTTATTATTATAGAATTTATGGTTTACAGCTGCCCAAAGGGAGGGATGTGGAGGATGATGATTCCTTTGTGTTCAATGAAGGATTTGCTGCTCCACTCTATCGAATAAAGGTATGTCTGTTTCATACCTATCTATAGTAATAATAGCATGTTGTCTGACTTGCACAAGCATGGCTAATGCCAAGAGTGACCTTGTGAAGTCAAGTGCTGTGCTTTTCCTTTGTTAGCTGGATTTTGGATGTTTAAGCTAACAGTTGTTTGGGGATGCAGGTAAATGCGATCCAGATGAAGGAAACTGTAGAGGAGAACACAAGCACCACTGAGAGAGTATTTCAGGATCGTCAATACCAGGTTAACCTTCACTCAAGttccatttttattaaaacagttTCTTGTGATGGACATTTAACAAAGTTGTGAACTTGTTGCTTTTAATGTTTGTAATAATTACTTAATATATTCCAGGTTGATGCCGCGATTGTCCGGATAATGAAGACAAGGAAGGTGCTAAGTCACACACTTCTTATAACTGAACTATTCCAGCAGgtaaatttccttttttttgtttttgctgttaTTGTTGTCATTGTCGTTGTTGTTTGAGTAGGGATAATGAAGCAAGGAAGTGCTAGGATGTAAGTTATAAGCAtatcttctcaattttttttttttttttggggcgGTGGGGCGGTGGTGACCCCTGACCACCCTCTAGATTCATCACTGGTCTTAAGCATACGCATAAGATGTATGTGACCCCTGACCACCCTAAGGATCTAAAGTCTCAGGTTACTATCACATTACACCAACGCATGGTAGAGTTGGGTACCGGTGATCTCATTTTAACTTTATAAAACATCACCTGAATGTACTGTGATTAGTCAGTTTGATAGATGAACTGGGTGAGAAAAATGGGATGCCCAATTCTGGAACTTCCATGCAGTGAATGGATggatattaatattgatgaaaaaaaaattgtatgttGTGAACAGCTGAAGTTTCCTATAAAGCCAGCTGATTTGAAGAAAAGGATAGAAAGCCTTATCGACAGGGATTACCTTGAGCGAGACAAGAGCAATCCTCAGATATACAATTACTTGGCCTAACACACTGTCGCACCAATGGTGTCCTTGTAAATGGCACAGGAAACTTCTGTTCTATCCAAGGGGCAGATGTTCAATCCTGGTCAGATTAATGTACagtatgtttatttttgctGCAATCAATACTGTAATTGTAAAGCGTATTCTGCCCCCTCTTTCGACTCTTCCCTGCTGCTATTTGATCTTTGAGTCACTTGAGACAAGGGGCGAAATtgattcaaacaaaaaaaaaaagaaaatggatggAAAATAAGCTCCGCCAGTGGGTTATAGGAGTTTGGAGAGGTAAGCAGACAGACTGGCATTTTCACCAGCCATAAGAATTGGAGCATTCACACCTCAAAATGCACGATTAATGTTCAAATAGAGGTCAGTTCTATTCTTATTTTACGGCCGTATTAACAGCTCCTGTGTCATTTGAACGCTTGGTTCTTATGCTgccctttgttttgttttatcatcTTACATCAATCTAGTCCCGCTCGTACGACTCCATTATCAGTATAGTCCCCAAACCTTGCAGCACCATCAATTTTGTCCTAAACTTGGTTGATATTAGACTGTCATCCATCCACCGGTAACAAGTAAccaatttttttcccatttgcGTATGATCTCTCTGTGCTCGTTGTTACCTCCCAAAGAGCCTTCAAAGTAGGTTTAAGTTAAGTCATAATTCACAACCGCTGTAGTGCCAAAATATCAGTAGATTAAGATTTTAGGCGTAAAAAATGAATCCAACTCCCCCTCGTTTAGGGTATGTTTGTTTGAGCTAAAGCTACAAGTTAGGGCTTGGGGAGAATAACAAGAATTAATGAGTGAAAATAATGATTGGATTTAAATggaatgtttttaataaatggaTGGTAGGGCCGTGTTATTATGTTCGAGATAAAATCGACAAGATTCAGATAAAACTAAGAGGTTTGGAGCTCCGACTATTAGTGACTTCTAAAGTTAAACCGACACAAGATAATTCTGTTGTTTTTGTCCTGGTTAATGTGAAATTAACGTTAAATTTCTTATGGAATGGCGctaaggaaaaggaaaggagggTTTAATAGTTAAATGCCAAATATTATTAAGGTTGTGCAGAAGTCATATTCTCTAATTATGTTATGAAGTCGATCACGAATCACGTGCAGAAGTCATGCCAAGTGCCCTACACTCTTATTACTATCAAAAGCTCTTACATCAATCAATCAGATGTTTCGATTGCACTTGCCACTGCAGCCATTGATTTTCACTCCTCCTGTCCCCACCCAAGATTCAATGCTTCTTGCCGGAGAGAGAGCTCCGTTGCCGGAGAGACAGCCATTGTGTGGCCCAGCCAGTCAGCCATATAGGTTCATCAACCACTACTTTCAGAGGCTAATTGCAAAATAAACTCCCGCTTTTGCTCCCGTGGAACAATCAACTAGTCCCCTCTTTCCACCCGCGCCATGCTGCGGgtactattttaaa
The DNA window shown above is from Populus trichocarpa isolate Nisqually-1 chromosome 4, P.trichocarpa_v4.1, whole genome shotgun sequence and carries:
- the LOC7463008 gene encoding cullin-4, translated to MSLPTKRSATTSASTSTASTSASNSFLPMKKAKSQAASACSPLDHNKNGLYHSDDVVFDPSSMSLDDDLKLVDYRTPPAAANLSRKKATPPQPAKKLVIKLVKAKPTLPTNFEEDTWAKLQSAIKAIFLKQPALCDLEKLYQAVNDLCLHKMGGNLYLRIEKECETHISAALQSLVGQSPDLVVFLKLVEECWHDLCDQMLMIRSIALYLDRTYVKQTPNARSLWDMGLQLFRKHLSLSPEVEHKTVTGLLQMIERERLGETVNRKPLGHLLKMFTSLGIYAESFERPFLECTSEFYAAEGMTYMQQSDVPDYLKHVESRLNEEQDRCKIYLDSSTKKPLIATAERQLLERHISAILDKGFMMLMNGHRIEDLKRIYSLFLRVNALESLRQALSMYIRRTGQGIVMDEEKDKDMVSSLLEFKACLDSIWEESFSKNEGFCITVKDAYEHLINLRQNHPAELIAKFLDEKLRAGNKGTSEEELEGTLEKVLVLFRFIQGKDVFEAFYKKDLAKRLLLGKSASIDAEKSMISKLKTECGSQFTNKLEGMFKDIELSKEINESFKQSSQARTKLPSGIEMSVHVLTTGYWPTYPPMDVRLPHELNVYQDIFKEFYLSKYSGRRLMWQNSLGHCVLKAEFPKGKKELAVSLFQTVVLMLFNDAQKLSFQDIKDSTGIEDKELRRTLQSLACGKVRVLLKLPKGRDVEDDDSFVFNEGFAAPLYRIKVNAIQMKETVEENTSTTERVFQDRQYQVDAAIVRIMKTRKVLSHTLLITELFQQLKFPIKPADLKKRIESLIDRDYLERDKSNPQIYNYLA